The following are encoded together in the Flavobacteriales bacterium genome:
- a CDS encoding aspartate kinase, with protein sequence MPKTQNQTKVYKFGGASLQSPEAVMNVGKIIKDHQNPNQPLFLIVSAMGKMTNQLEHIIRHFYKTKTLEKTHWETFKNFHIGMINQLEIQLDLTVYFESFIQLLEPLKEQTYPFVYDQLVSFGEMMSSHILTQTLFEKFQINCLLVNVKNLIKTDSNFQKAQVNWEKTQENIQNICPENGVVYISQGFIASDEKGFTTTLGREGSDYSAAIFASCLSANSLTIWKDVDGFYNSDPNKNEHAVKYEHISFREAIELAYYGASVVHPKTIQPLKKNGINLYVKSFLDTQKKGTLISNKTELSPKVPAIIVKEKLFLLTISSPDLSFIVEKQLSVLFEYFNKLKISVVLFQNAATSCSFVVPFDEIKIPQLFDLLNDDFHFKYNQEVVLYTVRNYQNKDLEKIYKKGSVILEERNKKTAQILLKK encoded by the coding sequence ATGCCGAAGACCCAAAACCAAACGAAGGTATATAAATTTGGAGGTGCTTCATTACAGTCTCCTGAGGCAGTAATGAATGTGGGAAAGATCATCAAAGATCATCAAAACCCAAATCAGCCACTTTTTTTGATTGTTTCGGCAATGGGCAAAATGACTAATCAATTAGAACATATTATTCGTCATTTTTACAAAACAAAAACCTTAGAAAAAACCCATTGGGAAACCTTTAAAAATTTTCATATTGGCATGATAAATCAGTTGGAGATTCAACTTGATTTAACCGTTTATTTTGAGAGTTTTATTCAACTTTTAGAGCCCTTAAAAGAGCAAACCTACCCTTTTGTGTATGATCAATTGGTGAGTTTTGGAGAGATGATGAGTTCTCATATTCTCACCCAGACTTTATTTGAAAAATTTCAAATCAATTGTCTATTGGTCAATGTAAAAAATTTGATAAAAACTGATAGCAATTTTCAAAAAGCACAAGTGAACTGGGAAAAAACTCAAGAGAATATCCAAAATATCTGCCCAGAAAATGGAGTAGTTTATATCAGCCAAGGCTTTATCGCTAGTGATGAAAAAGGCTTCACCACCACTTTGGGTAGAGAAGGATCCGATTATTCAGCAGCTATTTTTGCCTCTTGCTTATCAGCAAATTCTCTAACTATTTGGAAAGATGTAGATGGTTTTTATAACTCAGATCCAAATAAAAATGAACATGCGGTAAAATATGAGCATATTTCATTTAGAGAAGCCATAGAACTTGCTTATTATGGAGCAAGCGTTGTACATCCTAAGACGATTCAGCCACTTAAAAAAAATGGAATCAATTTATATGTGAAGTCTTTTTTGGATACCCAAAAAAAAGGAACTTTGATTTCCAATAAAACTGAACTTTCACCAAAAGTACCTGCGATAATCGTTAAAGAGAAATTGTTTTTATTAACTATTTCTTCACCAGACCTTAGCTTTATTGTTGAGAAACAGTTATCTGTTCTTTTTGAGTATTTCAACAAACTAAAAATAAGCGTTGTTTTATTTCAGAATGCCGCTACTTCTTGTTCTTTTGTAGTTCCTTTTGATGAAATAAAAATTCCACAATTATTTGATCTGTTAAATGATGATTTTCATTTTAAATATAACCAAGAAGTCGTGCTTTACACCGTAAGGAATTACCAAAACAAAGATTTAGAAAAGATCTATAAAAAAGGAAGTGTTATTCTTGAAGAAAGAAACAAAAAAACGGCACAAATTCTCCTAAAAAAGTAA